In one Roseomonas haemaphysalidis genomic region, the following are encoded:
- a CDS encoding amylo-alpha-1,6-glucosidase produces MLCTAPGEPVLQPQPQPTPQADAPPTARTSLQERRPRALKHGDSFGLFDRAGDLDGAPDSPEGLFHLDTRYLSRLSLTLNGQPPVLLGSALSADNTTLTCDMTNPDAGLEMPRGQLHLRRSKFIWNNACHERVAVRNFGDSAQQVRLDYAFAADFVDLFEVRGRRRPVRGEDQPPVVRADAVELSYHGLDGALRRTRLRFAPAPHSIAPGGAGFVLDVPPGKQCVVFLSVEVEEGNPARALPEAGADRAFHAALRTSRRALRRMASRAARIETSHEIFNEVLRRAGADLDMLLTDKPGGPYPYAGIPWFSTAFGRDALITAWQVLWFDPAIARGVLTFLAETQATTEDPANDAEPGKILHEMRAGEMARLGEVPYGRYYGSVDSTPLFVMLAGDYLDRTGDLATPRRLWPQIEAALGWMERAQRCGGAERGFVTYQRRTPQGLVNQGWKDSGDSIFHADGTLADGPIALVEMQGYVYAAWRAAARIARALGLQPRAEALDARAAALREDFDRVFWDEALGTYVLALDGEGRPCRVRSSNAGHALFSGIAKPERAARLVRTLMDPASFSGWGIRTLAAGEARYNPMSYHNGSVWPHDNAMIAAGFSRYGFRAEAARVLDGMFAAAEHLELRRLPELFCGFPRRNGDGPTPYPVACAPQAWAAVTPLSLLASCLGLRFDPSDGCVGFQRPSLPAFLDTVALRNLRLADSRIDIGFRRVDSEVGMAVLSREGAIRATMTS; encoded by the coding sequence ATGCTGTGCACAGCGCCGGGAGAGCCAGTCTTGCAGCCACAACCACAGCCGACCCCCCAGGCCGACGCGCCGCCCACGGCCCGGACCTCCTTGCAGGAGCGCCGCCCCCGCGCCCTGAAGCACGGCGACAGCTTCGGCCTGTTCGACCGCGCCGGCGACCTGGATGGCGCCCCTGACAGCCCCGAAGGGCTGTTCCACCTCGACACCCGCTACCTGTCGCGCCTGTCCCTGACACTGAACGGCCAGCCGCCGGTGCTGCTCGGCTCGGCGCTCAGCGCGGATAACACGACCCTGACCTGCGACATGACCAACCCCGACGCGGGTCTGGAAATGCCGCGCGGGCAGCTGCACCTGCGGCGCTCCAAGTTCATCTGGAACAATGCCTGCCACGAGCGCGTGGCGGTCCGTAACTTCGGCGACAGCGCGCAGCAGGTGCGGCTCGACTATGCCTTCGCCGCCGACTTCGTGGACCTGTTCGAGGTGCGCGGCCGGCGCCGCCCGGTGCGAGGCGAGGACCAGCCGCCCGTGGTGCGCGCCGATGCGGTGGAACTCTCCTACCACGGGCTGGACGGCGCCCTGCGCCGCACCCGCCTGCGCTTCGCCCCCGCGCCGCACAGCATCGCCCCCGGCGGGGCGGGCTTCGTGCTGGACGTGCCGCCGGGCAAGCAATGCGTGGTGTTCCTGTCCGTTGAGGTGGAGGAAGGCAACCCCGCGCGGGCATTGCCCGAGGCCGGGGCCGACCGGGCCTTCCATGCCGCGCTCCGCACGTCGCGCCGGGCGCTGCGGCGGATGGCATCGCGCGCCGCGCGCATCGAGACGTCGCACGAGATCTTCAACGAGGTGCTGCGGCGCGCCGGCGCGGACCTCGACATGCTGCTGACCGACAAGCCGGGCGGACCCTACCCCTATGCCGGCATCCCCTGGTTCAGCACCGCCTTCGGCCGCGACGCGCTGATCACCGCCTGGCAGGTGCTGTGGTTCGACCCGGCGATCGCGCGGGGCGTGCTGACCTTTCTGGCTGAAACGCAGGCCACAACGGAGGACCCGGCCAACGATGCCGAGCCCGGCAAGATCCTGCACGAGATGCGGGCGGGCGAGATGGCGCGACTGGGCGAGGTGCCCTACGGCCGGTACTACGGCAGCGTTGATTCCACCCCCCTGTTCGTGATGCTGGCCGGCGACTACCTGGACCGCACGGGAGACCTGGCCACGCCGCGCCGGCTGTGGCCGCAGATCGAGGCCGCGCTGGGCTGGATGGAACGCGCGCAGCGGTGCGGCGGTGCCGAGCGCGGCTTTGTCACCTATCAGCGGCGCACGCCGCAGGGGCTGGTGAACCAGGGCTGGAAGGACAGCGGCGACAGCATCTTCCACGCCGACGGCACGCTGGCGGATGGGCCGATCGCGCTGGTGGAGATGCAGGGCTATGTCTACGCGGCGTGGCGCGCCGCCGCCCGCATCGCCCGCGCGCTGGGCCTGCAGCCGCGCGCCGAGGCGCTGGATGCCCGCGCCGCGGCGCTGCGCGAGGACTTCGACCGCGTGTTCTGGGACGAGGCGCTAGGCACCTACGTGCTGGCCCTGGATGGCGAAGGGCGGCCGTGCCGCGTGCGCTCCTCCAACGCCGGGCACGCGTTGTTTTCCGGCATCGCCAAGCCGGAACGGGCGGCGCGGCTGGTGCGGACCCTGATGGACCCGGCGAGCTTTTCCGGCTGGGGCATCCGCACCCTGGCCGCCGGCGAGGCCCGCTACAACCCCATGAGCTACCACAACGGGTCGGTATGGCCGCACGACAACGCCATGATCGCCGCCGGCTTTTCCCGCTACGGCTTTCGCGCCGAGGCCGCGCGGGTGCTGGACGGCATGTTCGCCGCCGCCGAGCATCTGGAGCTGCGGCGGCTGCCGGAACTGTTCTGCGGCTTTCCCCGGCGCAACGGCGATGGCCCGACGCCCTACCCCGTGGCCTGCGCGCCGCAGGCCTGGGCGGCGGTCACGCCCTTGTCGCTGCTGGCCTCCTGCCTGGGGCTGCGCTTTGACCCGTCGGATGGCTGCGTGGGCTTTCAGCGCCCCTCGCTGCCGGCGTTCCTGGACACGGTGGCACTGCGTAACCTCCGGCTGGCCGACAGCCGCATCGACATCGGCTTCCGCCGGGTGGACAGCGAGGTGGGCATGGCGGTTCTGTCGCGCGAGGGTGCCATCCGCGCCACCATGACGAGCTAG
- a CDS encoding TonB-dependent siderophore receptor, with translation MLATPIGPTARRALWLLAATALFPAAAWAQADAEPLQLPTVQVTGERERALDPVRGFVAQQEITGTKTDTPLIENPQSISVVPRDQIDARQAQTLGEALRYTAGVRGENYGTDSRTDWFQLRGFNAQDNGIFLNGLRYNTGYAGSVFETYGLERYEVLRGPTSVLYGQIAPGGLVNMVQRRPTDFAQGEVRLTAGSHDRLQAQGYSSGPLTRDGVWSYSLTGLVRDADTAVDEVQDDRIFLAPSLTFKPTADTSLTVLGYYQRDRTSGNQFLPYDGTVEPTPFGRISRSRFTGEQSYDRFDRTQYGVGYELSHRFNNVWSVQQNLRYGHTDIDWNQVYGGGLQADRRTLNRFAYRADIDVGTFQVDNQVKAEFSTGPLTHTLLGGFDYSRVNYRNAQYFDFAGGLDVFTPAYGSPVPALTTPYDNVRQINSQYGLYLQDQMRLDRLVLLAGIRQDWAYSDIDDRDAGGARRYQNDDAFTWRAGLLYLGENGVSPYASYARSFQPQIGTDSQGNAWNPLEGEQYEVGIKFQPNGMRSFVQVAAFHLTQANTLTPDLRSPFLQVSVGEIRVRGVELEMVAELGGGVSLVGSYTYLDPEITRSNAANELGHRPAGVAKNNAGLYAEYSFAAFNGPLGGLTLGAGVRYLGNTSAVNTGGAVVPDTTLFDASLRYDLSRLSERMKGLQFAVNASNLADTRYVSRCAGETGCFYGNSLNVLGSLSYKW, from the coding sequence ATGCTGGCGACCCCCATCGGCCCCACGGCGCGGCGCGCGCTTTGGCTGCTCGCCGCGACCGCGCTGTTTCCCGCCGCCGCCTGGGCGCAGGCGGACGCCGAGCCGCTGCAGCTGCCGACCGTGCAGGTGACCGGCGAGCGTGAGCGCGCGCTGGACCCGGTGCGCGGCTTCGTGGCGCAGCAGGAGATCACCGGCACCAAGACCGACACGCCGCTGATCGAGAACCCGCAATCCATCTCCGTCGTGCCGCGCGACCAGATCGATGCCCGCCAGGCGCAGACGCTGGGCGAGGCGCTGCGCTACACCGCCGGCGTGCGCGGCGAGAACTACGGCACCGACAGCCGCACCGACTGGTTCCAGCTGCGTGGCTTCAACGCGCAGGACAACGGCATCTTCCTGAACGGCCTGCGCTACAACACCGGCTATGCCGGCAGCGTGTTCGAGACCTATGGCCTGGAACGCTACGAGGTGCTGCGCGGCCCGACCTCGGTGCTGTACGGCCAGATCGCCCCGGGCGGGCTGGTCAACATGGTGCAGCGCCGCCCCACCGACTTCGCCCAGGGCGAGGTGCGGCTGACGGCGGGCAGCCACGACCGGCTGCAGGCGCAGGGCTATTCCTCCGGCCCCCTGACGCGCGACGGCGTCTGGTCCTACAGCCTGACCGGGCTGGTGCGCGATGCCGACACGGCGGTGGACGAGGTGCAGGACGACCGCATCTTCCTGGCCCCCAGCCTGACATTCAAGCCGACCGCCGACACCTCGCTGACCGTGCTGGGCTATTATCAGCGGGACCGCACCTCGGGAAACCAGTTCCTGCCCTATGACGGCACGGTGGAGCCCACGCCCTTCGGCCGCATCTCGCGCAGCCGCTTCACCGGCGAGCAAAGCTACGACCGCTTCGACCGCACCCAGTACGGCGTCGGCTACGAGCTGAGCCACCGCTTCAACAACGTCTGGTCGGTGCAGCAGAACCTGCGCTACGGCCACACCGACATCGACTGGAACCAGGTCTATGGCGGCGGGCTGCAGGCGGACCGGCGCACGCTGAACCGCTTCGCCTACCGCGCCGACATCGATGTCGGCACCTTCCAGGTGGACAACCAGGTGAAGGCCGAGTTCTCCACCGGGCCGCTCACCCACACGCTGCTCGGCGGCTTCGACTACAGCCGGGTGAACTACCGCAACGCGCAGTATTTCGACTTCGCGGGCGGGCTGGACGTGTTCACGCCGGCCTATGGCAGCCCGGTGCCGGCGCTGACCACGCCCTATGACAACGTGCGGCAGATCAACAGCCAGTACGGCCTGTACCTGCAGGACCAGATGCGGCTCGACCGGCTGGTGCTGCTGGCCGGCATCCGCCAGGACTGGGCCTATTCCGACATCGACGACCGCGACGCCGGCGGCGCCCGCCGCTACCAGAACGACGACGCCTTCACCTGGCGCGCCGGGCTGCTGTACCTGGGCGAGAACGGCGTCTCGCCCTATGCCAGCTACGCCCGCTCCTTTCAGCCGCAGATCGGCACGGACAGCCAGGGCAACGCCTGGAACCCGCTGGAAGGCGAGCAGTACGAGGTGGGCATCAAGTTCCAGCCCAACGGCATGCGTTCCTTCGTGCAGGTGGCCGCCTTTCACCTGACCCAGGCCAACACCCTGACGCCTGATCTGCGGAGCCCGTTCCTGCAGGTTTCGGTCGGCGAGATCCGCGTGCGCGGCGTGGAGCTGGAAATGGTGGCCGAGCTGGGCGGCGGCGTCAGCCTCGTCGGCTCCTACACCTACCTGGACCCGGAGATCACCCGCAGCAACGCGGCCAACGAGCTGGGCCACCGCCCCGCGGGCGTGGCCAAGAACAACGCCGGGCTTTACGCCGAATACAGTTTCGCGGCCTTCAACGGCCCGCTGGGCGGGCTGACGCTGGGCGCAGGCGTGCGCTACCTCGGCAATACCTCGGCGGTGAACACCGGCGGCGCGGTGGTGCCGGACACGACCTTGTTCGACGCCAGCCTGCGCTACGACCTGTCGCGCCTGAGCGAGCGGATGAAGGGGCTGCAGTTCGCGGTCAACGCCAGCAACCTGGCCGACACCCGCTATGTCAGCCGCTGCGCCGGCGAAACCGGCTGCTTCTACGGCAACAGCCTCAACGTGCTGGGCAGCCTCAGCTACAAATGGTGA
- a CDS encoding heavy metal translocating P-type ATPase: MDCASCVAKVEKAVARLPGVSDIRVNLMAERLSLTLEEGGATAEAIERQVTALGYTARRVAGPVPVDQAPAGGGCGHDHHGHDHHDHDHATHDHATQDHGAPAAAHQHGGIPHSHGDEDAEMAAGTPWYATGKARLVGLIGVLVLLAWGASALLPAQAQWFWLLATLAGLWPFGRRAVALARAGSPFSIETLMSVAALGAIVIGAAQEAALVVFLFALGELLENVAAGRARAGIRALAGLMPSTARREAASGTVEEVPAAALRPGDTVLIRPGERLPCDGEVLEGRSAMDESPVTGESVPVTRGVGDAVIAASISTDGALRLRVTRGAADNTLARIVRLVEEATASRAPTQRFIERFSTWWTPGAMAAAAVTMLLPPLLGGDWGTWFYRGLALLLVACPCALVISVPAAMASGLSAGARRGLLVKGGAALEAIGSAKTIAFDKTGTLTEGRPRVTDLLPLGGATEAEALRLAAAVEQGSGHPLARAILERAAGLALPAAGEASAVPGRAAQAVVEGRRVSVGSPRHAAEAGATLDHARIGALEAEGKTVVVLVADGTALALLAMRDEPRADAAAGIASLKALGLRPVMLTGDNPRTAAAIAGALGLDAEAGLLPEDKLRHIGALRQAGPVAMVGDGINDAPALAAASVGIAMGGGTDAALEAADAALLRGQVAGVAELVALSRATLANVKQNVAVAVGLKAVLLVTTLLGITGLWPAILADTGATVLVTLNALRLLGWRPRLA, encoded by the coding sequence ATGGACTGCGCCTCCTGCGTGGCCAAGGTGGAGAAGGCCGTGGCCCGCTTACCCGGCGTCAGCGACATCCGCGTCAACCTCATGGCCGAGCGGCTGAGCCTGACCCTGGAGGAGGGCGGCGCGACGGCGGAGGCGATCGAGCGGCAGGTGACGGCGCTGGGCTATACCGCGCGGCGCGTCGCCGGGCCGGTGCCGGTGGACCAGGCCCCGGCCGGGGGTGGTTGCGGGCATGATCACCATGGCCATGATCACCACGATCACGACCACGCCACCCATGACCACGCCACCCAGGACCACGGGGCCCCCGCCGCCGCGCACCAGCACGGCGGCATCCCGCATTCGCATGGTGACGAGGATGCCGAGATGGCGGCCGGCACCCCCTGGTATGCCACCGGCAAGGCAAGGCTGGTCGGGCTGATCGGCGTGCTCGTGCTGCTGGCCTGGGGCGCCTCGGCGCTGTTGCCGGCGCAGGCGCAGTGGTTCTGGCTGCTGGCGACGCTGGCGGGCCTGTGGCCCTTTGGCCGCCGCGCCGTGGCGCTGGCCCGCGCCGGCAGCCCGTTTTCCATTGAAACGCTGATGAGCGTGGCGGCCCTGGGCGCCATCGTCATCGGCGCCGCGCAGGAAGCGGCGCTGGTGGTGTTCCTGTTCGCGCTGGGCGAGCTGCTGGAAAATGTCGCCGCCGGGCGTGCCCGTGCCGGCATCCGCGCGCTCGCCGGGCTGATGCCCAGCACCGCCCGGCGCGAGGCCGCTTCCGGCACGGTGGAGGAGGTGCCCGCCGCCGCGCTGCGCCCCGGCGACACCGTGCTGATCCGCCCCGGCGAGCGGCTGCCCTGCGATGGCGAGGTGCTGGAAGGCCGCAGCGCCATGGATGAAAGCCCCGTGACGGGCGAAAGCGTGCCGGTGACCCGCGGCGTGGGCGATGCCGTGATCGCCGCCTCCATCAGCACCGACGGCGCGCTGCGGCTGCGCGTGACGCGCGGCGCCGCCGACAACACCCTGGCCCGCATCGTACGGCTGGTGGAGGAGGCGACGGCGTCCCGCGCGCCCACCCAGCGCTTCATCGAGCGGTTCAGCACCTGGTGGACGCCGGGCGCCATGGCCGCCGCGGCGGTGACCATGCTGCTGCCGCCGCTGCTGGGCGGGGACTGGGGCACCTGGTTCTATCGCGGGCTGGCGCTGCTGCTGGTAGCCTGCCCCTGCGCGCTGGTGATCTCTGTGCCCGCCGCCATGGCGTCCGGCCTGTCCGCCGGCGCGCGGCGCGGGCTGCTGGTCAAGGGCGGCGCGGCGCTGGAGGCGATCGGCAGCGCCAAGACCATCGCCTTCGACAAGACCGGCACGCTGACGGAAGGCCGGCCGCGCGTGACCGACCTGTTGCCGCTGGGCGGCGCCACGGAGGCGGAGGCGCTGCGGCTGGCGGCGGCGGTGGAGCAGGGCTCGGGCCACCCGCTGGCGCGCGCCATCCTGGAACGCGCGGCGGGGCTGGCGCTGCCGGCGGCGGGCGAGGCCAGCGCCGTGCCCGGCCGGGCCGCGCAGGCGGTGGTGGAAGGCCGGCGCGTGTCCGTGGGCAGCCCGCGCCATGCCGCCGAGGCGGGCGCCACGCTGGACCATGCGCGCATCGGCGCGCTGGAAGCGGAAGGCAAGACAGTGGTGGTGCTGGTGGCGGATGGCACCGCCCTGGCACTTCTGGCGATGCGTGACGAGCCGCGCGCGGATGCCGCCGCCGGCATCGCCAGCCTCAAGGCGCTGGGCCTGCGCCCGGTGATGCTGACTGGCGACAACCCGCGCACCGCCGCCGCCATCGCCGGCGCCCTGGGCCTGGATGCCGAGGCCGGGCTGCTGCCGGAAGACAAGCTGCGCCACATCGGCGCGCTGCGGCAGGCCGGGCCGGTGGCCATGGTGGGCGACGGCATCAACGATGCGCCGGCGCTGGCCGCCGCCTCGGTCGGCATCGCCATGGGCGGCGGGACGGACGCGGCGCTGGAAGCCGCCGACGCGGCGCTGCTGCGCGGCCAGGTGGCGGGCGTGGCGGAGCTGGTGGCGCTGTCCCGCGCCACGCTGGCCAACGTCAAGCAGAACGTGGCGGTCGCGGTCGGGCTGAAGGCGGTGCTGCTGGTCACCACGCTGCTGGGCATCACCGGGCTGTGGCCGGCCATCCTGGCCGATACCGGGGCCACCGTGCTGGTGACGCTGAACGCGCTGCGCCTGCTGGGCTGGCGCCCGCGCCTGGCGTGA
- a CDS encoding MerR family transcriptional regulator — MTAQFSIGDLARETATNVRTIRYYETVGLLPPPRRTPGNQRVYGEAQRKRLAFIRHARDMGFSMEAIRELLRLASAGPDTPCADADAIARRQLDAVRGRIARLQSLQAELERMTEAHCHTIGECRVIEVLADSSHAHCLDPSHGRDGEAGAHIDFA; from the coding sequence ATGACCGCCCAATTTTCCATCGGTGACCTGGCGCGGGAAACCGCGACCAACGTCCGCACCATCCGGTACTACGAGACGGTGGGGCTGCTGCCGCCGCCGCGCCGCACGCCCGGCAACCAGCGTGTCTACGGCGAGGCGCAGCGCAAGCGCCTGGCCTTTATCCGCCACGCCCGCGACATGGGTTTTTCCATGGAAGCCATCCGCGAGCTGTTGCGGCTGGCCAGCGCGGGCCCTGACACCCCCTGCGCCGACGCCGACGCCATCGCCCGCCGCCAGCTGGACGCGGTGCGCGGCCGGATCGCCCGGCTGCAATCGCTGCAGGCGGAACTGGAGCGGATGACGGAAGCGCATTGCCACACCATCGGCGAATGCCGCGTGATCGAGGTGCTGGCCGACAGCAGCCACGCCCATTGCCTGGACCCCAGCCACGGCCGCGATGGCGAGGCGGGCGCGCATATTGATTTCGCGTAA
- a CDS encoding tellurite resistance TerB family protein — protein sequence MIDPKSLLDRFLGPNAGAQLGNVLGQVTGQRGAQPPARAGGGPWGLPAAPPGGGGGLPGNLGGMLGGLGSKLPGGFMGGAASGGLLGMLLGGGKGGKGIGGVLSHGGAAALGALAFRAYQNWQQGQAPAAATPATARDAQTMDASFHPDAPAADGQPFALALVRAMIGAAKADGHVDAQEQEAIFAHVEQAGMDAEAKAFVFDALSQPTDLNAIAASAGTQEQKAELYLATCLAIDPDHPAERAYLEALAHRLALPAELVAHLRAQADAAHKAG from the coding sequence ATGATCGACCCCAAATCCCTCCTCGACCGCTTTCTCGGCCCCAACGCGGGGGCGCAGCTCGGCAATGTGCTGGGGCAGGTGACCGGACAGCGGGGCGCGCAGCCCCCCGCCCGTGCCGGCGGCGGCCCCTGGGGCCTGCCCGCGGCACCGCCGGGCGGCGGCGGGGGCCTGCCGGGCAACCTTGGCGGCATGCTGGGCGGTCTGGGCAGCAAGCTGCCGGGCGGCTTCATGGGCGGCGCCGCCAGCGGCGGGCTGCTCGGAATGCTGCTGGGCGGCGGCAAGGGCGGCAAAGGCATTGGCGGCGTGCTGAGCCATGGCGGCGCGGCGGCGCTGGGCGCGCTGGCCTTCCGGGCCTACCAGAACTGGCAGCAGGGGCAGGCGCCCGCCGCCGCCACGCCCGCCACGGCGCGGGATGCCCAGACCATGGACGCGTCCTTCCACCCGGACGCGCCGGCCGCCGACGGCCAGCCCTTCGCCCTGGCCCTGGTGCGCGCCATGATCGGCGCCGCCAAGGCGGATGGCCATGTGGACGCGCAGGAGCAGGAAGCGATCTTCGCGCATGTGGAGCAGGCGGGCATGGATGCCGAGGCCAAGGCCTTTGTGTTCGACGCCCTGTCCCAGCCCACCGACCTCAACGCCATTGCCGCCAGCGCCGGCACGCAGGAGCAGAAGGCGGAGCTTTACCTCGCCACCTGCCTGGCCATCGACCCGGACCACCCGGCCGAGCGCGCCTACCTGGAAGCCCTGGCGCACCGCCTGGCCCTGCCGGCGGAGCTGGTGGCGCATCTGCGCGCCCAGGCCGACGCCGCCCACAAGGCCGGGTAG
- a CDS encoding alpha/beta hydrolase: MNDLPQAPQLDAEVLQAQARIRERGVANGDMLRDPPAKARADTGRYQAFLNEGGPAADITEHVLPTTPEVRVRLYRPRGQDGVLPVYLHIHGGGFAFGSLDTADRLKRELAEEAGVVVAGLDYALAPEHPFPTALEQVLAVLRWLHTEAALLRIDPLRIGIGGDSAGGNLALSSLLRLRDEGGPVIGFGAIVYGMLSTAHQTPSHLQLGDGRFGLSTAKLDWFWDAYLAGTGRDDAAVRPLDAPLEGLPPLLLIAAALDPLLDDTLALDRRLTNAGVAHEMVIYDGMPHGFLGQTALLEKARNARSRIAASLRRFLG; encoded by the coding sequence ATGAACGACCTGCCTCAAGCCCCGCAGCTCGACGCCGAGGTGCTGCAAGCCCAGGCCCGCATCCGCGAGCGCGGCGTGGCCAACGGCGACATGCTGCGCGACCCGCCCGCCAAGGCACGCGCCGATACCGGCCGCTACCAGGCCTTCCTCAACGAGGGCGGCCCGGCCGCCGACATCACCGAGCATGTGCTGCCCACCACGCCGGAGGTGCGGGTGCGGCTGTATCGGCCGCGCGGCCAGGATGGCGTGTTGCCGGTCTACCTGCACATCCATGGCGGCGGCTTCGCCTTTGGCAGCCTGGATACCGCCGACCGCCTGAAGCGCGAGCTGGCGGAGGAGGCCGGCGTCGTGGTCGCCGGCCTGGACTATGCCCTGGCCCCGGAACACCCCTTCCCCACCGCGCTGGAACAGGTGCTGGCGGTGCTGCGCTGGTTGCACACCGAGGCCGCCTTGCTGAGGATCGACCCGCTGCGCATCGGCATCGGCGGAGACTCGGCCGGCGGCAACCTGGCGCTGTCCAGCCTGCTGCGGCTGCGCGACGAGGGCGGCCCGGTGATCGGCTTCGGCGCCATCGTTTACGGCATGCTGTCCACGGCGCACCAGACGCCGTCGCACTTGCAGCTGGGCGACGGGCGCTTCGGCCTGTCCACCGCCAAGCTGGACTGGTTCTGGGATGCCTACCTCGCCGGCACCGGGCGCGACGACGCGGCGGTCCGCCCGCTGGACGCGCCGCTGGAAGGCCTGCCGCCCCTGCTGCTCATCGCCGCCGCGCTGGACCCGCTGCTGGACGACACGCTGGCCCTGGACCGGCGCCTGACAAACGCCGGCGTGGCGCATGAGATGGTGATCTATGACGGCATGCCGCACGGCTTCCTGGGGCAGACGGCCTTGCTGGAAAAGGCGCGAAACGCGCGGAGCAGGATCGCGGCCAGTCTGCGGCGCTTTCTGGGCTGA
- a CDS encoding YybH family protein produces the protein MTDPTDHALVRDWFRELAEHVRAVDFAAARHLFAEDFIAFGTFSDFVPGRDNAEANQWRKVWPTIDGFTWKLDEVQALVSPDRLFAVGMGVWDSTGYHPDGTPFPRPGRATCSFRRSAVGAPWVATHTHMSLFRSTPDVSHGNKPLAS, from the coding sequence ATGACAGACCCGACCGACCACGCCCTGGTCCGCGACTGGTTCCGCGAGCTGGCCGAGCACGTCCGCGCCGTGGACTTCGCCGCCGCGCGCCATCTCTTCGCCGAGGATTTCATCGCCTTCGGCACCTTCAGCGACTTCGTGCCCGGCCGCGACAACGCCGAGGCCAACCAGTGGCGCAAGGTCTGGCCCACCATCGACGGCTTCACCTGGAAGCTGGACGAGGTGCAGGCGCTGGTCTCGCCCGACCGGTTGTTCGCGGTGGGCATGGGGGTCTGGGATTCCACGGGCTACCACCCGGACGGCACGCCCTTTCCGCGCCCCGGCCGTGCCACCTGCTCCTTCCGGCGCAGTGCGGTGGGGGCACCGTGGGTGGCGACGCACACCCACATGTCGCTGTTCCGCAGCACGCCGGACGTGTCGCACGGCAACAAGCCGTTGGCGAGCTGA
- a CDS encoding Bug family tripartite tricarboxylate transporter substrate binding protein encodes MDRRDFLKHTGLAAAGLLAAPAVRAQGSWPNRPIRMIVPYTPGAATDAMARLAALKMQEALGVTVVVENRSGGSGTLGGQAMLQAPPDGYTVMGSASIHPMARYVMKSVPYDPIADFLPLARTARGPCVLVMDPRLAPRSVAELIAAVKAEPRRWSFATSSLGAAGHLASIEFNRAAGTEIEVVPYRGSAPALTDVAAGNVQLMFDPVLATLPMVRGGQLRGLGIATPTRTPLAAELPTLAESGLPGFEFYSWYGIWGPRGLPPEIAARLNSVIVEGLHQPDMVSRLAAQGFEPVRETIPQVEAAIAEDVARSAKLLQIAQFEPQ; translated from the coding sequence ATGGACCGCCGTGATTTCCTGAAGCACACCGGCCTCGCCGCCGCCGGGCTGCTCGCCGCGCCGGCCGTGCGCGCGCAGGGCAGCTGGCCCAACCGGCCGATCCGCATGATCGTGCCCTACACGCCCGGCGCCGCGACGGACGCCATGGCCCGCCTCGCCGCGCTGAAGATGCAGGAAGCGCTGGGCGTCACCGTGGTGGTGGAGAACCGCTCGGGCGGCAGCGGCACGCTGGGTGGCCAGGCGATGCTGCAGGCCCCGCCCGACGGCTACACCGTGATGGGCTCCGCCTCGATCCATCCCATGGCCCGGTACGTGATGAAAAGCGTGCCCTACGACCCCATCGCCGACTTTCTGCCGCTGGCCCGCACCGCGCGCGGCCCCTGCGTGCTGGTGATGGACCCGCGGCTGGCGCCGAGGTCGGTGGCCGAGCTGATCGCGGCGGTAAAGGCCGAGCCGCGCAGATGGTCCTTCGCCACCTCCTCGCTCGGCGCCGCCGGGCATCTGGCGTCCATCGAGTTCAACCGCGCGGCGGGAACGGAGATCGAGGTGGTGCCGTATCGCGGCTCCGCCCCGGCGCTCACGGATGTGGCGGCCGGCAACGTGCAGCTGATGTTCGACCCCGTGCTGGCGACCCTGCCCATGGTGCGCGGCGGGCAGCTCAGGGGGCTGGGCATCGCCACGCCCACGCGCACGCCGCTGGCGGCGGAACTGCCGACCCTGGCGGAGTCCGGCCTGCCGGGCTTCGAGTTCTATTCCTGGTACGGCATCTGGGGCCCGCGCGGCCTGCCGCCGGAGATCGCGGCGCGGCTCAACAGCGTCATCGTGGAAGGCCTGCACCAGCCGGACATGGTGTCGCGCCTCGCGGCCCAGGGCTTCGAGCCGGTGCGGGAAACCATCCCGCAGGTGGAGGCCGCCATCGCCGAGGACGTTGCCCGCAGCGCCAAGCTGTTGCAGATCGCACAGTTCGAACCGCAATAA